The following nucleotide sequence is from Megalops cyprinoides isolate fMegCyp1 chromosome 19, fMegCyp1.pri, whole genome shotgun sequence.
acacacacacacacacacacacacacacacacacggacacacacacacacaaacggacacatggacacacacacacacaaacggacacatggacacacacacacacaaacggacacatggacacacacacacacaaacagacacatggacacacacacacacaaacggacacatggacacacacacacacaaacggacacatggacacacacacacacaaacggacacatggacacacacacacacaaacggacacatggacacacacacacacacacacacacacatggacacatggacacacacggacacacacacacacacacacacaaatggacacacacacacacacacacacacacacggacacatggacacacacacacacatggacacatggacacacacggacacacacacacacacacacacacacacacacacatggacacacacggacacacacggacacacacggacacacacggacacacacggacacacacacacacacacacacacacacacacacacacacggacacatggacacacacacacacatggacacacacacatggacacacacacatggacacacacacacacacacacacacacacacacggacacatggacacacacacacacacggacacatggacacacacacacacggacacacggacacacacacacacacatggacacatggacacacacacacacacacacacacatggacacatggacacacacacacacacggacacacacacacggacacacacacacacacaaacggacacatggacacacacacacacacacacggacacatggacacacacacacacacggacacacacacacacacacacggacacatggacacatggacacacacacacacacggacacacacacacacacacacacacggacacatggacacacacacacacacggacacacacacacacacacggacacacacacacacacacggacacacggacacacacacggacacatggacacacacacacatggacacacacacacacacacggacacacacacacacacacacacacggacacatggacacacacacacatggacacacacacacacacacacacggtcacagGTTGGAGGGTTCAGTGCAAGGTGtctgtgcattctgtgtgtggGTTGGCGGTGGAGGATACCTTTAGTGTCCTAATGTTGCTGGAGGTGGACTCTCTGAGCGTCGTCTCCAGATGGTTGAcctgtctctgcagctctgcctcttcctgttcTGCCCTCTGCAGCATCATTCTCATCTGCGCAGCCTGCGCATACAGCCCTGCAGTCTGCAGCTGTAGGAGCAGTTATGTCTGTCTGTTACGACTGCATGCAGGGAAACGGCCTCTTTCCTGAGATAACTAGCAGTGACTGCCCGCTGATGAGTAAAGGTGCAGGGATTAGGGACGGACACTCACTCACCTgcatctgtgtgagagagtgccggatctgctgctctgtgtgagcggcctgctcagctgtgtctcGCAGGCTGTTGAGCGTGCTCTCCTGGCCCCCCAGGGCAGCGTTAACGCGCTCCATCCGACGCGCTGTGCTCTGGTAGACATGGTGCACGGTGTCGCTGAGCTGCAGCACGCCGTATGTCAGCACGTTCACGTCGTCCACAGACGCCAGCGGCGCCTGGCCCTGCTGCCCCCGcgtgggtgtggctgtgctcCCCGCCGCCCAGAGGGCGACGCCCAGCAGTGACAGTGTGGCCCTCATgctggggtcaaaggtcactctgctctgtcccctcctccctgcgccctgtcagacagcagctggagagagtgagccctgtctgtgtgtctcactcttATAAAGTTTGTCTGAGTATGGGGTGACCGTGTGGACCATCAGCTGagcagccagccaatcagagagcagcgCTGTGTCCTTCAGTGTCTCAGTTTAACATGGACATGTGACTTGTGCTCAAACAAATGCCTCTGCTTTAGCAGTCTAAGCGGCGTCTGACTGATTTCAGtccagcaatgtaatgtaactgtgccattttttttgtttgcagggTTTTTgggattttggattttttcctgttttctgtttgtttttttgacagctgtctctgtctcttcctctgtggcagGAACTTGCTGTATGTGTACCCTCAGAGTGTGAACTTCAGCAGCCGCCAGGGCTCGGTCAGAAACATCGCAGTCAAGCTGCAGTTCATGGCAGGAGAGGATCCCAGCCAGGCCTTGCCTGTTAGTCTCAACCAATCACACGCTCAGAGTGGAGTCCTGGCCACACCATTATCCAatcacatgcacagatacaaaCACTGCCCACATTGTTACACAATCATACATGTCCTGCATACAGGAATGAGGAAGGAAGGACACGCTGGGATGGGAAATAGCTAATCACCCATGCTAGCGCATGGCAGGTATTGCAGCCGTGTCACTGAAACTATGAGTTGATGCAGAACCTTCCAGTTGGTGGTGTACAGGTCTGCACTGCTGTAAGACACAGGGTGCCCCCTACTGGTGAAAATCTGAATTCTCTCCCTGCTGGTTGCAGGTCATCTTTGGCAAGTCCAGTTGTGCAGAATTCCAGAAGGAGGCATACACTCCTGTGATCTACCATGACAAGTAAGAgttgtctctctcccctccctctctccccctccctctctccccttcactcccgccctccctctctcccctcctcctgacTTCCCATCCTGGCTTGCatgtgctcctctctctgtattcCTCAGCGTTTCTGCTCCCGTTTCAGGTCTCCAGAGTTCTATGAGGAGGTGAAACTGAAGATTCCTGCTGATCTGACAGATAATCACCACCTCCTCTTCACCTTCTACCACATCAGCTGTCAGCCCAAGCAGAACACTCCTCTGGAGACTCCAGTGGGCTACACAGTGAGACACCCGACCTGCCTGCACCCACAGCCTGCACCCACAGCCTGCACCCAGCCCACCTACACCCACAGCCTACACCCAGCCCACCTACACCCACAGCCTACACCCAGCCCGCCTACACCCACAGTCTACACCCAGCCCACCGACACCCACAGCCTACACCCAGCCCACCTACACCCACAGGCTACACCCAGCCCACCTACACCCACAGCCTACACCCAGCCCGCCTACACCCACAGCCTACACCCAGCCCGCCTACACCCACAGCCTACACCCAACCTGCCTACACCCAGCCCACCTACACCCACAGGCTACACCCAGCCCACCTACACCCACAGGCTACACCCAGCCCACCTACACCCACAGCCTACACCCAGCCCACCTACACCCACAGCCTACACCCAGCCCGTCTACACCCACAGCCTACACCCAACCTGCCTACACCCACAGCCTGCACCCACGGCCTACCCACAGCCTACACCCAGCCCACCTACAGCTACACCTACAGCTACACCTACAGCTACACCCACAGCCTGCACCCACAGCCTACACCCAGCCCGCCTACACCCACAGCCTACACCCAACCCACCTACACCCACAGCCTACACCCATGGCCTGCACCCACAGCCTATACCCAGCCCAGCTACACCCACAGCCTACACCCACAGCCTAAACCCAGCCCACCTACACCCACAGCCTACACTCACAGCCTACACTCACAGCCTACACTCACAGCCTGCACCCACAGCCTGCACCCACAGCCTGCACCCACAGCCTACACCCAGCCCGCCTACACCCACAGCCTACACCCACAGCCTACACCCAGCCCGCCTACACCCACAGCCTACACCCAACCCACCTACACCCACAGCCTACACCCACAGCCTACACCCATGGCCTGCACCCACAGCCTACACCCAGCCCACCTACACCCACAGCCTGCACCCAGCCCACCTACACCCACAGCCTGCACCCAGCCCACCTACACCCACAGCCTACACCCAGCCCACCTACACCCACAGCCTGCACCCAGCCCACCTACACCCACAGCCTGCACCCACGGCCTGCACCCAGCCCACCTACACCCACAGCCTACACCCAGCCCATCTACATCCACAGCATATGCCCACAGAATACATCCACCGCCTATATCTCAGCGCATATCAAACCATCTATACCCAACCCTACACCCTTAGAATAACCTGTACCATACAGTGATGTGTAAGATGATGTAATGTTCGGGAATGTAGCAGGGTATACTAGAATATAGAGTATAGTGGTGTATGAGATGGTGTAATAGTGTATATAATAGTGTAGTGGTATGTATGAGGTGCCATGTTGCTAGAGTGTGCTGGCTGGGTGATGCTGGCTATGTGTGCTGGTTGTATAATACTGGCTGTATGTACTGGCTGGCTGTATGTATTGACTATGCACTGGTTGGCTGTATGTACTGGCTGTATGTACCGGCTGGCTGTATGTACCGGCTGCATGTACCGGCTGTATGTACTGACTGGCTGTATGTACTGGCTGTATGTACTGGCTATATGTACCGGCTGTATGTACCGGCTGTATGTACCGGCTGTATGTACCGTCTGTATGTACCGGCTGTATGTACCGACTGTATGTACTGGCTGGCTGTTTGTACTGGCTGGCTGTTTGTACTGGCTGGCTGTTTGTACTGGCTGGCTGTATGTACTGGCTGGCTGTATGTACCGGCTGTATGTATTGACTGGCTGTATATACTGCCTGGCTGTATGTACTGGCTGGCTGTATGTACCGGCTGTATGTACCGGCTGCATGTACTGACTGCacgctgctgctgtctctgcagtggATCCCTCTGATGCAGCACGGCCGTCTGCGCACTGGCTCCTTCAGCCTGCCTGTGTCAGTGGAGAAACCCCCACCCAGCTACTCCGTCCTTACTCCTGAtgtaagtgctgtgtgtgtgtaggtgcatgaCTGTTAGAGAACAGGAAGCAGTTTGATGTCTCTTTGTAATTCCAGAAGCTTTCCTTTAACTTCAGTTAGCAGAATATAGATGTAGAGGTGTTTTAAATGTCAGGCAGTAAGTGTGTACTgtagctgtgtgtctgtgtgagactgtactgtagctgtgtctgtgtgtgagactgtactgtagctgtgtctctgtgtgagactgtactgtacctgtgtctctgtgtgagactgtactgtacctgtgtctctgtgtgagactagctgtgtctctgtgtgagactgtagctgtgtgtctgtgtaagagTGCActgtacctgtgtctgtgtgtaagagtgtgtggcTCCTGTGTCTTCTGTAGGTGCAGCTTCCTGGAATGAAATGGGTCGATAATCACAGAGGAGTTTTCAACGTGGAAGTGAAGGCTGCCTCTTCAGTTCACACTCAGGTACAAACCGTCATATACACCCTCTCACACATATGCTAACATACACACTGTCCCACCCACATGCTAACAAGCACATACGCACATACCCTAAgatacagtctctctctctctctctctctctctctctcacgctctcacacacactcactcacacactcactcactcgcacTCGCCCACTCGCCCTCGCGCCCTCGcgccctcgccctcgcactcgcactcgccctcgccctcgccctcgcccccgcccccgcccccgcccccgccctcgccctcgccctcgccctcgccctcgccctcgcactCGCGCCCTCGCGCCCTCgcgccctcgccctcgcccccgccctcgccctcgcactCGCGCCCTCGCGCCCTCgcgccctcgccctcgccctcgccctcgccctcgccctcgccctcgcactCGCGCCCTCGCGCCCTCGCGCCCTCGCGCCCTCGCCCCcgccctcgccctcgcactCGCGCCCTCGCGCCCTCGCGCCCTCGCCCTCgcgccctcgccctcgccctcgccctcgccctcgccctcgccctcgcccccgcccccgcccccgcccccgccctcgccctcgccctcgccctcgccctcgccctcgccctcgccctcgccctcgccctcgccctcgccctcgccctcgccctcgccctcgccctcgccctcgccctcgccctcgccctcgctcTCGCCCTCGCCCACTCGctctcgccctcgccctcgccctcgcccaCTCGctctcgccctcgccctcgccctcgccctcgccctcgccctcgccctcgccctcgctctcgccctcgccctcccgcaatcgccctcgccctcgccctcgccctcgccctcgccctcgccctcgccctcgccctcgccctcgccctcgccctcgcactcgcactcgcactcgcactcgcccccgccctcgccctcgcccactcgctctcgctctcgccctcgccctcgccctcgcccactcgccctcgccctcgcccaCTCGCCCACTCgcgccctcgccctcgccctcgccctcgccctcccgcaatcgccctcgccctcgccctcgccctcccgcaatcgccctcgccctcgccctcgccctcgccctcgccctcgccctcgccctcgccctcgccctcgccctcgcccactcgccctcgccctcgccctcgccctcgcactcgcactcgcactcgcactcgcactcgcccactcgctctcgctctcgcccACTCGctctcgccctcgccctcgccctcgccctcgcccaCTCGctctcgccctcgccctcgctctcgccctcgccctcccgcaatcgccctcgccctcgcactcgcactcgcccccgccctcgccctcgcccactcgctctcgctctcgcccTCGCCCACTCGcactcgccctcgccctcgccctcgccctcgcactcgccctcgcactcgcactcgcactcgcactcgcactcgcactcgccctcgccctcgccctcgccctcgccctcgccctcgccctcgcccccgccctcgccctcgcactCGCCCTCGCTCTCGCCCTCGCCCTCCCGCaatcgccctcgccctcgccctcgccctcgccctcgccctcgccctcgccctcgccctcgccctcgcccccgccctcgccctcgcccccgcccccgccctcgcgctctcgccctcgccctcgccctcgccctcgccctcgcccccgccctcgcccccgcccccgcc
It contains:
- the si:dkey-114l24.2 gene encoding uncharacterized protein si:dkey-114l24.2, giving the protein MRATLSLLGVALWAAGSTATPTRGQQGQAPLASVDDVNVLTYGVLQLSDTVHHVYQSTARRMERVNAALGGQESTLNSLRDTAEQAAHTEQQIRHSLTQMQLQTAGLYAQAAQMRMMLQRAEQEEAELQRQVNHLETTLRESTSSNIRTLKELALEHSKALKVVLKWIQEQQQAVEDQGQQLSQLQRQVPLRSGQKEKQIRTHHIQS